One part of the Sebastes fasciatus isolate fSebFas1 chromosome 8, fSebFas1.pri, whole genome shotgun sequence genome encodes these proteins:
- the LOC141772106 gene encoding uncharacterized protein LOC141772106 — protein sequence MMYVCSRTLAALLWLFAAACCAPAGQPVHDACVDVRRSSLELNDIAHTVSIEARNGSKDVTDFTTALVWMEAKDMCDPETLKQKSETCLGKMLDVLTSYGSAVERLAGFESCSESVIKVTNKLHKLHQDMSKCVRSKKSGTDHQKESNSRKEDIQPVDLWEEALLCHYTMDRLFSFSIFTARVFAVGDPAHHTEGSAQRCM from the exons atGATGTATGTATGCTCCAGGACTCTGGCTGCTCTCCTCTGGCTCTTCGCCGCCGCCTGCTGCGCTCCTGCCGGGCAGCCTGTGCACGATGCGTGCGTGGACGTGCGGAGGAGCTCTCTGGAGCTCAATGACATCGCTCACACTGTATCAATAGAG GCACGAAATGGATCCAAAGATGTGACAGATTTCACCACCGCACTCGTTTGGATGGAGGCCAAAGACATGTGTGACCCTGAGACCCTGAAACAGAAGTCTGAG aCATGTCTCGGGAAGATGCTGGACGTCCTGACGAGCTACGGGTCTGCGGTGGAGAGGCTCGCCGGGTTCGAGAGCTGCTCGGAGTCTGTCATCAAAGTGACGAACAAACTGCACAAACTGCACCAAGACATGAGCAAATGTGTGAGGTCCAAGAAGTCAGGGACGGACCACCAGAAG GAGTCCAACAGCAGGAAAGAAGACATCCAGCCCGTTGACCTCTGGGAGGAGGCTCTGCTGTGCCACTACACCATGGACAgactcttctccttctccatcttCACCGCTCGAGTCTTTGCCGTCGGCGACCCGGCTCATCACACGGAGGGCTCGGCTCAGAGGTGCATGTAG
- the pan2 gene encoding PAN2-PAN3 deadenylation complex catalytic subunit PAN2 isoform X1 yields MMNFDGLDAGMGEYPPSLHGTLDAGMEPSMDPHLNPSLLQAVELDPEGLAGTGPEPVHLMEGMFSELHSAVSEVGIPVTATHFDLQEEMLWMGNHRGHVTSFFGPTMGRHSSFQAHASDDIRHIQSLETGVLFLSKCNLKCHTRGGLVMFDYPMDEGADMHSLLMTDNNTLLMGGLQNYAVELDLNTVQETQKFTVEVPGVAIMRQTGRFFFCGHTSGRITLRDLRSFKTEHEFDAFSGSLSDFDVHGNLLAACGFSSRGLNGLACDRFLMVYDLRMMRAVTPLQVHVDPLFLRFIPTYTSRLAIIAQTGQCQFCEPTGLANMADIFHVNTVGQLLMSFEVSSSKQALAFGDSGGCVHLWSDAPEVSFNDYSRETEFALPCLVDSLPQLDWNHDLLPLSLIPTPLTSTEHLLSDWSAAMATPSPRRAPPVDPEILRTMKTVGFIGYAANPRTRPRNQVPYKIKDVELDYDNYNQVPESPIGRDEEPHLYMVPKKYRKVTIKYSKLGLEDFDFKHYNRTLFAGLEPHIPNAYCNCMIQVLYFLEPIRCLVQNHLCQKEFCLACELGFLFHMLDLSRGDPCQASNFLRAFRTIPEASALGLILADSDEQTGKARLGRLIQSWNRFILTQLHQETQEQEGPQAYRGASSSSLGSSGESAIGKLFGCEVENSSLCRCGKETVRSSLTLLFTMHYPEQNSQEKTIKEYDFAEILKKSICLEQSTQAWCENCEKYQPTVQTRNIRCLPDVLVINCEVNSAKEAEFWKVQAEYAFNKAMQKEAMEPAKPKEPPPPMPTEWCLDGEDGCSMEGFTFDTRAEDLRHVWIPMALKMSISKSQGLEIGSWPEGEELSAAEEEEGASVYDLVVTVPHVLDARTGGNLVAHIKVGETYHQRKEGVTHQQWYLFNDFLIEPIDKTEAAQFDVSWKVPGILYYAKRNYHTKYDLRIKNPIDASVLLTEASLARKQRKSHATFIPLMVSEMPQAGDLVGLDAEFVTLNQEEAELRSDGTKSTIKPSQMSVARITCVRGQGTNEGVPFIDDYISTQEQVVDYLTQYSGIKPGDLDAKISSKHLTTLKSTYLKLRFLIDTGVRFVGHGLQKDFRVINLLVLKDQVIDTVYLFHLPRKRMISLRFLAWYFLDLSIQGETHDSIEDARTALQLYRKYLELSRGGGNDEVRKVLKGLYEKGRQLDWKVPESDAGDGQGSPKSAAVFPSVMGL; encoded by the exons ATGATGAACTTTGACGGTCTCGACGCCGGGATGGGTGAGTACCCGCCCAGCCTTCACGGGACTCTGGACGCGGGTATGGAGCCCTCCATGGACCCCCACCTGAACCCCAGTTTACTGCAGGCTGTGGAGCTGGACCCGGAGGGGCTGGCCGGGACGGGCCCCGAGCCTGTGCACCTCATGGAGGGGATGTTTTCAGAGCTACACAGTGCAGTGTCAGAAGTTGGCATCCCGGTCACTGCAACACATTTTGATCTTCAGGAGGAAATGCTCTGGATGGGAAACCACAGA GGTCACGTAACCTCGTTCTTCGGACCTACAATGGGCCGCCATTCTTCTTTCCAAGCACATGCATCAGATGACATCCGACACATTCAGAGTTTGGAAACAGGCGTCCTGTTCCTTTCCAAGTGTAACCTCAAATGCCACACTCGTGGGGGCCTTGTTATGTTTGATTACCC GATGGACGAAGGAGCTGATATGCACAGTCTCCTCATGACCGACAACAACACCTTGCTCATGGGTGGATTACAAAACTATGCGGTTGAACTTGACTTGAATACAGTTCAAGAAACTCAAAAG TTCACTGTTGAGGTACCTGGAGTAGCAATAATGCGCCAAACCGGTCGTTTCTTCTTCTGCGGACACACTTCTGGCAGG ATAACCCTTCGGGACTTGCGTAGCTTCAAGACGGAGCACGAGTTCGACGCGTTCTCTGGCAGCCTCTCAGACTTCGACGTTCACGGAAACCTTCTGGCTGCGTGCGGGTTCTCCAGTCGAGGATTGAACGGGTTGGCGTGTGACCGATTCCTCATGGTGTACGACCTCCGTATGATGCGAGCCGTAACGCCACTTCAGGTGCACGTGGACCCTCTCTTCTTGCGCTTCATTCCGACCTACACGTCACGCCTGGCGATCATCGCACAGACAG GTCAATGCCAGTTCTGCGAGCCCACCGGTCTCGCCAACATGGCGGACATTTTTCACGTCAACACGGTGGGCCAGCTGCTCATGAGTTTTGAGGTATCGTCCAGCAAACAAGCCTTGGCCTTCGGGGACTCCGGGGGATGCGTGCACCTGTGGTCCGACGCTCCTGAGGTTTCATTTAATGACTACTCCCGGGAGACGGAGTTTGCTCTGCCATGCCTCGTGGACTCGCTGCCTCAGCTGGACTGGAACCACGACCTGCTGCCCCTCTCGCTTATCCCCACGCCGCTGACCAGCACGGAGCATCTGCTGTCGGACTGGTCCGCTGCAATGGCTACACCCAGCCCCAG ACGAGCTCCTCCTGTGGACCCAGAGATCCTGCGCACCATGAAAACCGTCGGCTTCATCGGTTACGCAGCAAATCCTCGTACCCGCCCTCGGAACCAG GTTCCTTACAAAATTAAAGACGTGGAACTGGATTATGATAACTACAACCAGGTCCCTGAATCACCGATCGGACGTGATGAAGAGCCACACCTCTACATGGTGCCCAAAAAGTACAGAAAG GTCACAATTAAATACTCTAAACTTGGACTGGAGGACTTTGACTTCAAACATTACAACAGAACCTTGTTTGCTGGTCTGGAGCCTCACATCCCCAACGCCTACTGCAACTGCATGATCCAG GTGTTGTATTTCCTGGAGCCAATCCGGTGTCTAGTGCAGAACCATTTGTGCCAGAAGGAGTTCTGCTTGGCCTGTGAGCTCGGATTCCTCTTCCACATGTTGGATTTGTCCCGAGGAGATCCATGTCAG GCTAGTAACTTCCTCCGAGCGTTTCGTACCATCCCCGAAGCCTCGGCGCTAGGTCTGATCCTCGCAGACTCAGACGAGCAAACGGGGAAGGCCAGACTCGGCCGCTTAATCCAGAGCTGGAACCGCTTCATCCTCACACAGCTCCACCAGGAGACGCAGGAGCAGGAGGGCCCGCAGGCCTACAGGGGAGCCAGCAGCAG TTCTCTGGGTTCCTCTGGTGAGTCCGCCATCGGAAAACTGTTTGGATGTGAAGTTGAGAACAGCAGTCTGTGTCGCTGTGGCAAGGAGACGGTCCGCTCCTCCCTCACGCTGCTCTTCACCATGCATTACCCCGAACAGAACTCTCAAG AGAAAACAATAAAGGAATACGACTTTGCTGAGATCTTGAAGAAGAGCATCTGTCTGGAGCAGAGCACTCAGGCGTGGTGTGAAAACTGTGAGAAGTATCAACCCACA GTGCAGACACGCAACATTCGATGTCTTCCAGATGTTCTGGTCATCAACTGTGAGGTGAACAGTGCTAAAGAGGCTGAATTCTGGAAGGTCCAGGCAGAG TACGCCTTCAATAAGGCCATGCAGAAGGAGGCGATGGAACCTGCAAAACCTAAAGAGCCCCCCCCGCCCATGCCCACCGAGTGGTGCTTGGA CGGGGAGGACGGATGCAGCATGGAGGGCTTCACCTTTGACACGCGGGCGGAGGATCTGCGACACGTCTGGATCCCGATGGCTCTCAAGATGTCTATCAGCAAAAGTCAGGGACTGGAGATCGGCAGCTGGCctgaaggagaggag TTAAGTGctgccgaggaggaggagggcgccTCCGTCTACGACTTGGTGGTCACGGTGCCTCACGTCCTGGACGCTCGTACGGGTGGCAACTTGGTCGCACACATCAAAGTGGGAGAGACGTACCATCAAAGAAAAGAG GGAGTCACACATCAGCAGTGGTACCTCTTCAATGACTTCTTAATTGAGCCAATTGACAAG ACTGAAGCTGCTCAGTTTGATGTGAGCTGGAAAGTGCCAGGCATTCTGTATTACGCCAAGAGGAACTACCACACCAAATACGACCTCCGCA TTAAGAACCCCATAGACGCCAGCGTGCTGCTGACGGAGGCCTCGCTGGCTCGGAAGCAGAGGAAGAGTCACGCCACTTTCATCCCCCTCATGGTCAGCGAGATGCCGCAGGCCGGCGACTTGGTGGGGCTGGACGCCGAGTTTGTCACGCTCAACCAG GAAGAGGCAGAGCTTCGCAGTGACGGCACCAAGTCGACCATCAAGCCCAGTCAGATGTCTGTGGCCAGGATCACCTGTGTGAGGGGTCAGGGGACCAACGAGGGGGTGCCCTTCATCGACGACTACATCTCCACTCAGGAGCAG GTGGTCGACTATTTGACACAGTATTCTGGCATCAAACCGGGAGACCTGGATGCAAAGATTTCTTCAAAGCATTTGACCACGCTGAAGTCCACTTACTTAAAGCTGCGCTTCCTCATCGACACGGGAGTTCGCTTCGTCGGTCACGGCCTGCAGAAGGACTTTCGGGTTATTAATCTACTG GTTCTGAAAGACCAAGTCATCGACACCGTCTACCTGTTCCATTTACCCCGCAAGAGGATGATTTCGCTGAGATTTCTCGCCTGGTACTTTCTAG ACCTCAGCATCCAGGGGGAAACACACGACAGCATAGAGGACGCACGCACCGCTCTGCAGCTGTACAGGAAGTACCTGGAGCTGAGTCGCGGAGGGGGGAACGACGAAGTGAGGAAGGTCCTGAAGGGACTCTACGAAAAAGGCCGCCAGCTGGACTGGAAAGTCCCGGAGTCGGACGCAGGAGATGGTCAAGGTAGCCCAAAAA GTGCTGCTGTGTTTCCCTCTGTGATGGGGCTGTGA
- the pan2 gene encoding PAN2-PAN3 deadenylation complex catalytic subunit PAN2 isoform X2, with amino-acid sequence MMNFDGLDAGMGEYPPSLHGTLDAGMEPSMDPHLNPSLLQAVELDPEGLAGTGPEPVHLMEGMFSELHSAVSEVGIPVTATHFDLQEEMLWMGNHRGHVTSFFGPTMGRHSSFQAHASDDIRHIQSLETGVLFLSKCNLKCHTRGGLVMFDYPMDEGADMHSLLMTDNNTLLMGGLQNYAVELDLNTVQETQKFTVEVPGVAIMRQTGRFFFCGHTSGRITLRDLRSFKTEHEFDAFSGSLSDFDVHGNLLAACGFSSRGLNGLACDRFLMVYDLRMMRAVTPLQVHVDPLFLRFIPTYTSRLAIIAQTGQCQFCEPTGLANMADIFHVNTVGQLLMSFEVSSSKQALAFGDSGGCVHLWSDAPEVSFNDYSRETEFALPCLVDSLPQLDWNHDLLPLSLIPTPLTSTEHLLSDWSAAMATPSPRRAPPVDPEILRTMKTVGFIGYAANPRTRPRNQVPYKIKDVELDYDNYNQVPESPIGRDEEPHLYMVPKKYRKVTIKYSKLGLEDFDFKHYNRTLFAGLEPHIPNAYCNCMIQVLYFLEPIRCLVQNHLCQKEFCLACELGFLFHMLDLSRGDPCQASNFLRAFRTIPEASALGLILADSDEQTGKARLGRLIQSWNRFILTQLHQETQEQEGPQAYRGASSSSLGSSGESAIGKLFGCEVENSSLCRCGKETVRSSLTLLFTMHYPEQNSQEKTIKEYDFAEILKKSICLEQSTQAWCENCEKYQPTVQTRNIRCLPDVLVINCEVNSAKEAEFWKVQAEYAFNKAMQKEAMEPAKPKEPPPPMPTEWCLDGEDGCSMEGFTFDTRAEDLRHVWIPMALKMSISKSQGLEIGSWPEGEELSAAEEEEGASVYDLVVTVPHVLDARTGGNLVAHIKVGETYHQRKEGVTHQQWYLFNDFLIEPIDKTEAAQFDVSWKVPGILYYAKRNYHTKYDLRIKNPIDASVLLTEASLARKQRKSHATFIPLMVSEMPQAGDLVGLDAEFVTLNQEEAELRSDGTKSTIKPSQMSVARITCVRGQGTNEGVPFIDDYISTQEQVVDYLTQYSGIKPGDLDAKISSKHLTTLKSTYLKLRFLIDTGVRFVGHGLQKDFRVINLLVLKDQVIDTVYLFHLPRKRMISLRFLAWYFLDLSIQGETHDSIEDARTALQLYRKYLELSRGGGNDEVRKVLKGLYEKGRQLDWKVPESDAGDGQGAAVFPSVMGL; translated from the exons ATGATGAACTTTGACGGTCTCGACGCCGGGATGGGTGAGTACCCGCCCAGCCTTCACGGGACTCTGGACGCGGGTATGGAGCCCTCCATGGACCCCCACCTGAACCCCAGTTTACTGCAGGCTGTGGAGCTGGACCCGGAGGGGCTGGCCGGGACGGGCCCCGAGCCTGTGCACCTCATGGAGGGGATGTTTTCAGAGCTACACAGTGCAGTGTCAGAAGTTGGCATCCCGGTCACTGCAACACATTTTGATCTTCAGGAGGAAATGCTCTGGATGGGAAACCACAGA GGTCACGTAACCTCGTTCTTCGGACCTACAATGGGCCGCCATTCTTCTTTCCAAGCACATGCATCAGATGACATCCGACACATTCAGAGTTTGGAAACAGGCGTCCTGTTCCTTTCCAAGTGTAACCTCAAATGCCACACTCGTGGGGGCCTTGTTATGTTTGATTACCC GATGGACGAAGGAGCTGATATGCACAGTCTCCTCATGACCGACAACAACACCTTGCTCATGGGTGGATTACAAAACTATGCGGTTGAACTTGACTTGAATACAGTTCAAGAAACTCAAAAG TTCACTGTTGAGGTACCTGGAGTAGCAATAATGCGCCAAACCGGTCGTTTCTTCTTCTGCGGACACACTTCTGGCAGG ATAACCCTTCGGGACTTGCGTAGCTTCAAGACGGAGCACGAGTTCGACGCGTTCTCTGGCAGCCTCTCAGACTTCGACGTTCACGGAAACCTTCTGGCTGCGTGCGGGTTCTCCAGTCGAGGATTGAACGGGTTGGCGTGTGACCGATTCCTCATGGTGTACGACCTCCGTATGATGCGAGCCGTAACGCCACTTCAGGTGCACGTGGACCCTCTCTTCTTGCGCTTCATTCCGACCTACACGTCACGCCTGGCGATCATCGCACAGACAG GTCAATGCCAGTTCTGCGAGCCCACCGGTCTCGCCAACATGGCGGACATTTTTCACGTCAACACGGTGGGCCAGCTGCTCATGAGTTTTGAGGTATCGTCCAGCAAACAAGCCTTGGCCTTCGGGGACTCCGGGGGATGCGTGCACCTGTGGTCCGACGCTCCTGAGGTTTCATTTAATGACTACTCCCGGGAGACGGAGTTTGCTCTGCCATGCCTCGTGGACTCGCTGCCTCAGCTGGACTGGAACCACGACCTGCTGCCCCTCTCGCTTATCCCCACGCCGCTGACCAGCACGGAGCATCTGCTGTCGGACTGGTCCGCTGCAATGGCTACACCCAGCCCCAG ACGAGCTCCTCCTGTGGACCCAGAGATCCTGCGCACCATGAAAACCGTCGGCTTCATCGGTTACGCAGCAAATCCTCGTACCCGCCCTCGGAACCAG GTTCCTTACAAAATTAAAGACGTGGAACTGGATTATGATAACTACAACCAGGTCCCTGAATCACCGATCGGACGTGATGAAGAGCCACACCTCTACATGGTGCCCAAAAAGTACAGAAAG GTCACAATTAAATACTCTAAACTTGGACTGGAGGACTTTGACTTCAAACATTACAACAGAACCTTGTTTGCTGGTCTGGAGCCTCACATCCCCAACGCCTACTGCAACTGCATGATCCAG GTGTTGTATTTCCTGGAGCCAATCCGGTGTCTAGTGCAGAACCATTTGTGCCAGAAGGAGTTCTGCTTGGCCTGTGAGCTCGGATTCCTCTTCCACATGTTGGATTTGTCCCGAGGAGATCCATGTCAG GCTAGTAACTTCCTCCGAGCGTTTCGTACCATCCCCGAAGCCTCGGCGCTAGGTCTGATCCTCGCAGACTCAGACGAGCAAACGGGGAAGGCCAGACTCGGCCGCTTAATCCAGAGCTGGAACCGCTTCATCCTCACACAGCTCCACCAGGAGACGCAGGAGCAGGAGGGCCCGCAGGCCTACAGGGGAGCCAGCAGCAG TTCTCTGGGTTCCTCTGGTGAGTCCGCCATCGGAAAACTGTTTGGATGTGAAGTTGAGAACAGCAGTCTGTGTCGCTGTGGCAAGGAGACGGTCCGCTCCTCCCTCACGCTGCTCTTCACCATGCATTACCCCGAACAGAACTCTCAAG AGAAAACAATAAAGGAATACGACTTTGCTGAGATCTTGAAGAAGAGCATCTGTCTGGAGCAGAGCACTCAGGCGTGGTGTGAAAACTGTGAGAAGTATCAACCCACA GTGCAGACACGCAACATTCGATGTCTTCCAGATGTTCTGGTCATCAACTGTGAGGTGAACAGTGCTAAAGAGGCTGAATTCTGGAAGGTCCAGGCAGAG TACGCCTTCAATAAGGCCATGCAGAAGGAGGCGATGGAACCTGCAAAACCTAAAGAGCCCCCCCCGCCCATGCCCACCGAGTGGTGCTTGGA CGGGGAGGACGGATGCAGCATGGAGGGCTTCACCTTTGACACGCGGGCGGAGGATCTGCGACACGTCTGGATCCCGATGGCTCTCAAGATGTCTATCAGCAAAAGTCAGGGACTGGAGATCGGCAGCTGGCctgaaggagaggag TTAAGTGctgccgaggaggaggagggcgccTCCGTCTACGACTTGGTGGTCACGGTGCCTCACGTCCTGGACGCTCGTACGGGTGGCAACTTGGTCGCACACATCAAAGTGGGAGAGACGTACCATCAAAGAAAAGAG GGAGTCACACATCAGCAGTGGTACCTCTTCAATGACTTCTTAATTGAGCCAATTGACAAG ACTGAAGCTGCTCAGTTTGATGTGAGCTGGAAAGTGCCAGGCATTCTGTATTACGCCAAGAGGAACTACCACACCAAATACGACCTCCGCA TTAAGAACCCCATAGACGCCAGCGTGCTGCTGACGGAGGCCTCGCTGGCTCGGAAGCAGAGGAAGAGTCACGCCACTTTCATCCCCCTCATGGTCAGCGAGATGCCGCAGGCCGGCGACTTGGTGGGGCTGGACGCCGAGTTTGTCACGCTCAACCAG GAAGAGGCAGAGCTTCGCAGTGACGGCACCAAGTCGACCATCAAGCCCAGTCAGATGTCTGTGGCCAGGATCACCTGTGTGAGGGGTCAGGGGACCAACGAGGGGGTGCCCTTCATCGACGACTACATCTCCACTCAGGAGCAG GTGGTCGACTATTTGACACAGTATTCTGGCATCAAACCGGGAGACCTGGATGCAAAGATTTCTTCAAAGCATTTGACCACGCTGAAGTCCACTTACTTAAAGCTGCGCTTCCTCATCGACACGGGAGTTCGCTTCGTCGGTCACGGCCTGCAGAAGGACTTTCGGGTTATTAATCTACTG GTTCTGAAAGACCAAGTCATCGACACCGTCTACCTGTTCCATTTACCCCGCAAGAGGATGATTTCGCTGAGATTTCTCGCCTGGTACTTTCTAG ACCTCAGCATCCAGGGGGAAACACACGACAGCATAGAGGACGCACGCACCGCTCTGCAGCTGTACAGGAAGTACCTGGAGCTGAGTCGCGGAGGGGGGAACGACGAAGTGAGGAAGGTCCTGAAGGGACTCTACGAAAAAGGCCGCCAGCTGGACTGGAAAGTCCCGGAGTCGGACGCAGGAGATGGTCAAG GTGCTGCTGTGTTTCCCTCTGTGATGGGGCTGTGA